One Ascaphus truei isolate aAscTru1 chromosome 22, aAscTru1.hap1, whole genome shotgun sequence DNA segment encodes these proteins:
- the TSEN54 gene encoding tRNA-splicing endonuclease subunit Sen54 — protein GPAVACHTVAGWTLRCLVTPWLAAFERGHRVCDTDTYSIYKGPLSAQGKFWQTTGFTERGRQWLLPEEALYLLECGSVQLFYRDLPLSVQEAYARLLTQRTVTVLQYQVYSHLKRLGYIVTRFCPSSIQSPYKRRLNPESRARPPRKRKRSSSPRLKADKEPERRRETEDEGSHLTSVGSSHWPGNKSTRADPESSAAEQEVERDRQAEDQSGSRDRQADGQSQSRDRLADDQSQSRDRLADDQSQSRDRQAEVQSESQDHQADDQSESRDRQVDNQSESSVTAKSSRTSRWDFSAITFPNCAPDSPRTLLPEPGPALLPENVAGREADMSHWLRRLNLRPEKLSRREREQQDWERRYKSSVNADPGVRRCANWGQYKDLLQERRQRRGSERPPHLWADTVTPLLCPGHAKTTACVLDQITVTAPSLLLDGAERLQSASGETSQIHFNVYQADTAEFKKSKPGKPYARMCVRRLDEQIPSLRTVTHLAGESGDVPVVFALVDTGEVAFYSFKGLQLPVDVYP, from the exons GGTCCTGCGGTGGCTTGTCACACCGTGGCTGGCTGGACCCTGCGGTGCCTCGTCACGCCGTGGCTGGCGGCGTTTGAACGTGGTCACCGCGTGtgtgacacagatacatacagtatatataagggGCCTCTCTCTGCACAGGGGAAGTTCTGGCAGACCACGGGTTTCACGGAGCGGGGGAGACAGTGGCTGCTGCCCGAGGAGGCCCTCTACCTGCTGGAATGT GGCTCCGTCCAGCTGTTTTACAGGGACCTGCCCTTATCTGTCCAGGAGGCTTACGCGAGATTGCTCACCCAGCGTACCGTCACCGTTCTACAGTATCAG GTTTATAGTCATTTGAAGAGGCTGGGTTATATCGTGACTCGCTTCTGCCCCAG TTCCATCCAGTCGCCTTACAAGAGGCGGTTGAACCCGGAAAGCCGGGCCAGACCCCCCCGGAAACGCAAGCGCAGCTCCAGCCCACG GTTAAAGGCCGATAAAGAAcctgagaggaggagagaaacGGAGGACGAGGGGAGTCACCTGACATCGGTCGGGAGCAGCCATTGGCCAGGAAACAAGAGTACCAGAGCTGACCCAGAATCCAGTGCAGCTGAGCAGGAGGTAGAGCGAGACCGccaggctgaggaccaatcagggAGCCGGGACCGCCAGGCTGACGGCCAATCACAGAGCAGGGACCGTCTGGCTGACGACCAATCACAGAGCAGGGACCGTCTGGCTGACGACCAATCACAGAGCAGGGACCGCCAGGCTGAGGTACAATCAGAGAGCCAGGACCACCAGGCTGacgaccaatcagagagcagggaccGCCAGGTTgacaaccaatcagagagcagcgTCACAGCAAAGTCCTCAAGAACATCCCGCTGGGACTTCTCCGCAATCACCTTCCCCAACTGTGCCCCGGACAGTCCCCGCACGCTGCTCCCCGAGCCCGGGCCCGCGCTGCTCCCTGAGAACGTGGCGGGGCGGGAGGCGGACATGTCACACTGGCTGCGCCGGCTGAACCTGCGCCCGGAGAAGCTGTCCCGGAGAGAGCGCGAGCAGCAGGACTGGGAGCGCCGGTACAAGAGCAGCGTCAACGCGGACCCCGGGGTGCGCCGATGCGCCAACTGGGGGCAGTACAAGGACCTGCTGCAGGAGAGGAGGCAGCGGAGGGGCAGCGAGAGGCCGCCGCACCTCTGGGCTGACACCGTCACCCCATTGCTGTGCCCGGGACACGCCAAGACCACGG CTTGTGTCCTGGATCAGATCACGGTGACAGCTCCGTCTCTCCTGCTGGATGGAGCTGAGAG ACTGCAGAGCGCCTCAGGGGAAACTTCGCAGATTCACTTCAACGTGTATCAGGCCGACACCGCCGAGTTCAAGAAATCCAAACCGGGGAAGCCTTACGCACGCATGTGTGTGCGCAG GTTGGACGAGCAGATCCCGTCTCTGCGCACCGTGACGCACCTGGCCGGcgagagcggggatgtccccgtGGTGTTTGCGTTGGTGGACACTGGCGAGGTGGCCTTTTACTCCTTCAAGGGTCTTCAGCTGCCCGTGGACGTGTACCCGTGA
- the LLGL2 gene encoding LLGL scribble cell polarity complex component 2, with the protein CCLSLFGAQVGSFDPFSDDPRLGVQKIYLCKYSGYLSVAGTAGQVLVLELNDEAAEQAVEHTVVDLLQEQEGYRWKGHERLRARLDPVRFPPGFQPFSLVQCQPPAVITSLALHSEWRLLAFGTSHGFGLYDFQQRRQVIVKCTLHASDQLALEGPLSRVKSLKKSLRQSFRRIRRSQVNKRRPGTDSKLVQEANARFEQEALQEMELAPVQRRIEARSAEDSFTGFVRTLYFADTYLRDSSRHTPSLWAGTNGGTVYAFSLRVPPTERRMEEQVSAAQAKEIQLMHRAPVAGILILDGHSVPLPEPLEAAHDLSKSPDMQGSHQLLVISEEQFKVFTLPKVSSKLKLKLTATEGCRVRKVAVCSFGSCRAEDHSENHLTVLTNLGDIQVVSLPQLKPQVRYACIRKEDVSGIASCVFTKHGQGFYLISPSEMERFSLSTCWLVAPRCRVDPPEPPQNRGRPQRGGSTERQTDRSRVSSRSDGDTEVHRSRGALMEHALLNDEHVLKEIQSTLESSRISFGERNSRQIHVGSRLSNGAE; encoded by the exons TGCTGCCTCTCCCTTTTCGGCGCACAGGTTGGTTCGTTCGACCCGTTTAGCGACGACCCGCGGCTTGGCGTGCAGAAGATTTACCTGTGCAAGTACAGCGGGTACCTGTCTGTCGCTGGGACCGCCGGACAG GTCCTGGTTCTGGAGCTGAATGACGAGGCAGCGGAGCAGGCGGTGGAGCACACGGTGGTGGATCTCCTGCAGGAGCAGGAAGGTTACCGCTGGAAGGGCCACGAGCGGCTCAGGGCCCGCCTGGACCCGGTCCGCTTCCCCCCGGGTTTCCAGCCCTTCTCGCTGGTGCAGTGCCAGCCGCCCGCCGTCATCACCTCGCTGGCACTGCACTCCGAGTGGCGGCTGCTGGCGTTCGGCACCAGTCACGGCTTCGGCCTGTACGACTTCCAGCAGAGGCGGCAGGTGATCGTCAA GTGCACCCTGCATGCCAGTGACCAGCTGGCGTTGGAGGGACCCCTCTCCCGGGTGAAGTCCCTGAAGAAATCCCTGCGCCAATCCTTCCGACGCATCCGAAGGAGCCAGGTCAACAAACGCAGGCCGGGCACGGATAGCAAG ctggtGCAGGAGGCCAACGCCCGCTTTGAgcaggaggcgctgcaggagatGGAGCTGGCGCCCGTGCAGAGGCGGATCGAGGCTCGCTCAGCAGAAGACTCCTTCACTGGCTTCGTGCGCACGCTTTACTTCGCTGACACGTACCTGCGAGACA GCTCCCggcacactccctctctctgggcCGGCACCAACGGCGGCACGGTGTACGCCTTCTCTCTGCGGGTGCCCCCTACGGAGCGCAGGATGGAGGAGCAGGTGTCCGCGGCGCAGG CCAAGGAGATTCAGCTGATGCATCGGGCGCCAGTAGCTGGGATCCTAATTCTGGACGGTCACAGCGTCCCCCTCCCGGAGCCACTGGAAGCTGCTCACGACCTGTCCAAGAGCCCGGACATGCAGGGCAGCCACCAGCTGCTGGTCATATCCGAGGAGCAGTTTAAG gtcttCACCCTGCCCAAAGTGAGCAGCAAGCTGAAGCTGAAGCTGACGGCCACGGAGGGCTGCCGGGTGCGGAAGGTGGCGGTGTGCTCGTTCGGCAGCTGCCGGGCGGAGGATCACAGCGAGAACCACCTGACGGTGCTCACCAACCTCGGAGACATCCAGGTGGTGTCGCTGCCCCAGCTCAAGCCGCAGGTGCGCTACGCCTGCATCCGCAAGGAGGACGTGAGCGGCATCGCCTCGTGCGTCTTCACCAAGCACGGGCAAG GATTTTATCTGATCTCCCCCTCTGAGATGGAGAGGTTCTCGTTGTCCACGTGCTGGCTGGTGGCACCACGTTGCAGGGTGGACCCCCCCGAGCCCCCCCAAAACAGGGGGCGGCCGCAGCGAGGGGGCAgcacagagagacaaacagacagatCCAG ggtgtcCAGCAGGAGTGATGGGGACACAGAGG TACACAGGTCCCGGGGCGCCCTGATGGAGCACGCGCTGCTGAACGATGAGC ACGTACTGAAGGAGATCCAGAGCACTCTAGAAAGTTCCAGAAT AAGCTTCGGCGAAAGGAACTCTCGCCAAATCCACGTAGGAAGCCGGCTCAGTAACGGCGCAG AATGA
- the LOC142472515 gene encoding avidin-related protein 4/5-like — protein sequence MRMGVFLYQGAVIFACMLVVCGMDWHAGRCNVSGVWGNGLGSVLSLSSEGLQLTGLLRSAVESSRGAAGGERIGKVVGVLGDGEQPTFAMSVSWTGGSVSTWAGQCFRRSDGTVLRTMWLLRSAASSEVNSWKATRVGEDTFYPQKGTSAPEKLSCE from the exons ATGAGGATGGGTGTGTTCCTGTATCAGGGGGCTGTAATCTTTGCGTGTATGCTGGTTGTATGCGGCATGGACTGG CACGCAGGACGCTGTAACGTTTCCGGGGTGTGGGGGAACGGCCTGGGCTCTGTGCTCAGCCTCTCCTCCGAGGGTCTCCAGCTCACTGGCCTCCTGCGCTCTGCTGTCGAGTCCTCGCGGGGGGCTGCGGGGGGCGAGAGGATCGGGAAGGTGGTGGGGGTCCTTGGAGATGGGGAGCAGCCGACCTTCGCCATGTCTGTGAGCTGGACTGGAG GGTCAGTCAGCACCTGGGCCGGTCAGTGTTTCCGGAGGTCAGACGGCACCGTCCTGCGGACCATGTGGCTGCTGAGATCCGCGGCCAGTTCAGAGGTCAACAGCTGGAAGGCAACCAG GGTTGGTGAAGATACGTTTTACCCCCAGAAGGGAACAAGTGCCCCGGAGAAGTTGTCCTGCGAATAA